The following coding sequences are from one Mycobacterium bourgelatii window:
- the paaD gene encoding 1,2-phenylacetyl-CoA epoxidase subunit PaaD translates to MNNHTLELARRAVAEVRDPEMPMLTLADLGVLREVSLHEGRIVVTITPTYSGCPAMSAIRADVAKTLSAAGFPDIEIRTALSPAWSSDWITATGRRKLARHGIAPPGRAPARSKGPIPLTLKTRPPAVPCPRCTSADTKQVSEFGATPCKSLHRCRSCLEPFERVKEI, encoded by the coding sequence ATGAACAACCACACCCTGGAGCTGGCCCGGCGAGCCGTCGCCGAGGTCCGCGATCCCGAGATGCCCATGCTGACCCTGGCTGACCTCGGGGTGCTACGGGAGGTGTCCTTGCATGAGGGCCGGATCGTCGTCACCATCACGCCCACCTACAGCGGTTGCCCCGCGATGTCCGCCATCCGTGCGGATGTGGCGAAAACGTTGTCGGCGGCAGGATTTCCCGACATCGAGATCCGCACGGCACTCAGCCCAGCCTGGAGCTCCGACTGGATCACCGCGACCGGGCGGCGCAAACTCGCCCGGCACGGCATCGCCCCGCCGGGGCGGGCGCCCGCCCGCAGCAAGGGGCCGATACCGCTGACCCTCAAGACACGCCCACCCGCCGTGCCGTGCCCGCGGTGCACGTCCGCAGACACCAAGCAGGTATCGGAATTCGGTGCGACGCCGTGCAAGTCACTGCACCGTTGCCGGTCGTGTCTCGAGCCGTTCGAGCGGGTGAAGGAGATCTGA
- a CDS encoding enoyl-CoA hydratase/isomerase family protein, whose amino-acid sequence MTTDTEVPTAAISYAVDENVAAIVLDRPGASNALDRVLKEGLLEALTRAGSDPAVRAVALTASGRNFCVGQDLAEHVAALRADPAHAMDTVAEHYNPIVLALNAIEVPVVVGINGACVGAGLGIALAADIRVAGCGAKFGTAFCGIGLASDSGLSASLARLVGQGRATGLFLLGDTIDADTAQAWGLVHRVVPDADLAAETVAVARRLAAGPTAAFKAVKRLLTANADAELPEVLAREAEAQRLLGASTDHIGAVEAFVAKQRPTFMGS is encoded by the coding sequence ATGACCACAGACACCGAGGTGCCCACGGCGGCGATCAGCTACGCGGTCGACGAGAACGTCGCCGCCATCGTGTTAGACCGTCCCGGAGCCTCCAACGCCCTGGACCGTGTGCTGAAAGAAGGGCTGCTGGAGGCGCTGACCCGGGCGGGCTCCGATCCTGCGGTGCGCGCGGTCGCGCTGACTGCCTCAGGCAGAAACTTCTGCGTCGGCCAAGACCTGGCCGAACATGTGGCGGCGTTGCGGGCTGACCCGGCACACGCCATGGACACCGTGGCCGAGCACTACAACCCGATCGTGTTGGCGTTGAATGCGATCGAGGTACCGGTTGTGGTGGGCATCAACGGCGCCTGCGTCGGTGCCGGTCTCGGGATCGCCCTGGCGGCCGACATCCGGGTGGCCGGGTGCGGCGCCAAGTTCGGCACCGCCTTCTGCGGCATCGGGCTCGCCAGCGATTCGGGACTGAGCGCGTCGTTGGCGCGGCTGGTCGGCCAGGGCCGCGCGACCGGCTTGTTCCTGCTCGGCGACACCATCGACGCCGACACCGCTCAGGCGTGGGGACTGGTGCATCGCGTGGTACCGGACGCCGATCTCGCCGCCGAGACCGTCGCCGTGGCACGCCGTCTAGCAGCGGGCCCGACCGCCGCGTTCAAGGCCGTCAAACGACTCCTCACGGCCAACGCCGACGCCGAATTGCCCGAGGTTCTGGCCCGGGAAGCCGAAGCGCAGCGACTGCTCGGCGCCTCGACCGATCACATCGGTGCGGTGGAGGCCTTTGTGGCCAAACAACGTCCGACGTTTATGGGTAGCTGA
- the paaA gene encoding 1,2-phenylacetyl-CoA epoxidase subunit PaaA: MAPTAVAERVEPRDPMPDGYRSTLIRQISQHAHSEIIGMQPEGAWLTRAPSLRRKAILLAKVQDEAGHGIYLYSAAETLGVDRAELTAKLIAGRQKYSSIFNYPTLSFADVGVIGWLVDGAAICNQVPLCRSSYGPYARAMIRVCKEESFHQRQGFELLLTMMRGTHAQRAMVQDAVDRWWWPTLMMFGPPDGQSPNTERSMAWGIKRHTNDELRQRFVDMTVPQAEVLGVQIPDPDLAWNERRGHYDFGAPDWSEFFAVIAGDGPCNAERLATRKAAHDDGGWVRAAAVAYARRTAEETR; the protein is encoded by the coding sequence GTGGCGCCCACCGCAGTCGCAGAGCGTGTCGAGCCGCGAGACCCGATGCCCGACGGGTATCGCAGCACTCTGATACGCCAGATCAGCCAGCATGCGCATTCGGAGATCATCGGGATGCAGCCGGAAGGGGCCTGGTTGACCCGGGCCCCGTCGTTGCGCCGCAAGGCGATCCTGCTGGCCAAGGTCCAGGACGAGGCCGGTCACGGCATCTACCTATACTCCGCGGCCGAGACGCTTGGGGTAGACCGGGCGGAGCTGACCGCGAAACTGATAGCGGGCCGGCAGAAGTATTCGTCGATCTTCAACTACCCGACGCTGAGCTTCGCCGATGTCGGGGTGATCGGCTGGCTGGTCGACGGCGCGGCGATCTGCAACCAGGTGCCGCTGTGCCGCAGTTCCTACGGTCCCTATGCCCGCGCCATGATCCGGGTGTGCAAGGAAGAGTCGTTTCATCAGCGCCAGGGTTTCGAACTGCTGCTGACCATGATGCGGGGCACCCACGCGCAACGCGCGATGGTGCAAGACGCCGTCGACCGATGGTGGTGGCCCACGCTGATGATGTTCGGCCCGCCCGACGGCCAATCACCCAATACCGAGCGATCGATGGCGTGGGGGATCAAACGCCACACCAATGACGAACTGCGACAACGATTTGTCGACATGACGGTACCGCAGGCCGAGGTACTTGGGGTGCAGATCCCCGACCCGGACCTGGCCTGGAACGAGCGGCGCGGCCACTACGACTTCGGTGCTCCCGACTGGTCGGAATTCTTCGCCGTCATCGCCGGCGACGGGCCCTGCAACGCCGAACGACTGGCCACCCGCAAGGCCGCGCACGACGACGGCGGCTGGGTGCGTGCCGCCGCCGTCGCCTACGCCCGCAGGACTGCAGAGGAGACTCGATGA
- the paaB gene encoding 1,2-phenylacetyl-CoA epoxidase subunit PaaB: MTGSVDPAWPLYEVFVRAKRGLNHVHVGSIHASDGAMALQHARDVYTRRNEGVSIWVVPSAAITASTAEEKESFFAPSRDKVYRHPTAYSIPDTVPHM, translated from the coding sequence ATGACTGGCAGCGTCGATCCCGCGTGGCCGCTCTACGAGGTGTTCGTGCGTGCCAAGCGCGGACTGAACCACGTCCACGTCGGCTCGATCCACGCCTCGGACGGCGCCATGGCGTTGCAGCACGCGCGGGATGTGTACACCCGCCGCAACGAGGGCGTCAGCATCTGGGTAGTGCCGTCGGCAGCGATCACCGCCTCCACGGCCGAGGAGAAGGAGTCGTTCTTCGCCCCGTCTCGCGACAAGGTGTATCGCCATCCCACGGCTTACTCCATTCCCGACACCGTCCCGCACATGTGA
- the paaC gene encoding 1,2-phenylacetyl-CoA epoxidase subunit PaaC: protein MNDHESAYAGLVDVDTHDQWAFGTGFDDPLAGVDTTFPVGVDGPDLATYCLMLGDDALIAAQRLTEWTCHAPELEEEVALANIGLDLLGQARLLLARAAAAGPRVVPVLPTGASVPAEDALAFFRDGQEFRNVRLVEADNGDFAVTVCRLLVFTTYRLAVLQRLRASSDPVLAAVADKGAKEVTYHRDYAARWLITLSLGTSESRRRTEVALRTVWPFVAELFATHPVEARLSAAGAGVDPATVRPEFDAVLREVLDAAALPVPTIGDAVTAGRDGVHTDALVALLAEMQSVARAHPLARW from the coding sequence ATGAATGACCATGAGTCGGCATACGCGGGCCTCGTCGACGTCGACACCCACGACCAGTGGGCTTTCGGGACGGGCTTCGACGACCCACTGGCCGGGGTGGACACCACTTTTCCGGTCGGCGTCGACGGGCCTGACCTGGCCACCTACTGCCTGATGCTCGGCGATGACGCCCTGATCGCGGCGCAGCGACTCACCGAATGGACCTGCCACGCACCGGAACTGGAAGAAGAAGTCGCGCTGGCCAACATCGGGCTGGATCTGCTTGGGCAGGCCCGGCTGCTGCTCGCGCGGGCGGCGGCCGCCGGGCCTCGGGTCGTTCCGGTGTTGCCAACAGGTGCGTCGGTGCCTGCCGAGGACGCGCTGGCATTTTTTCGCGACGGACAAGAGTTTCGGAACGTACGCCTGGTCGAGGCGGACAACGGTGACTTTGCGGTGACCGTATGCAGGTTGCTGGTGTTCACCACCTACCGCCTGGCGGTGCTGCAACGGCTGCGGGCGTCCAGCGATCCGGTGCTGGCCGCAGTGGCCGACAAGGGCGCGAAAGAGGTTACCTACCATCGGGATTACGCCGCACGCTGGCTTATCACGTTGTCGCTCGGGACCAGCGAATCCCGCCGCCGCACCGAGGTAGCGCTGCGTACGGTGTGGCCGTTCGTCGCTGAACTGTTCGCGACCCACCCAGTGGAAGCACGCCTTTCGGCCGCCGGTGCGGGAGTGGACCCGGCCACGGTTCGGCCCGAATTCGACGCGGTGCTGCGGGAGGTGTTGGATGCCGCGGCATTGCCGGTCCCGACAATCGGCGATGCCGTGACCGCCGGCCGGGATGGCGTGCACACCGACGCCTTGGTGGCCCTCCTGGCCGAAATGCAGAGCGTCGCCCGCGCACATCCGTTAGCGCGGTGGTGA
- the paaE gene encoding 1,2-phenylacetyl-CoA epoxidase subunit PaaE, which yields MTALRQLPSFHRLRVAAVQPLCDDAAAVTFAVPEALKSEFAFRPGQSLTLRKSVDGREQRRCYSICSPAGGALRIGVRELPGGVFSGWLVRDVRPGDEVEVQTPSGNFVAPPGTGGRHVLIAAGSGITPIVSIATTLLRQPDSHLVLIYGNRRADSVMFADELADLKDLYGPRLELIHVLSREHRVADLFSGRLDAERIRRLLDAFVPVADVDHFWLCGPLGMVLDAQQVLGAYGVPGDRIHRELFFVEEVAPPPVSRTEPGRAGPCSQVTIVLDGHTSALDLPRDTPILDAAQRYRDDLPFACKGGVCGTCRARVTVGEVDMRRNYALENSELAAGFVLTCQSLPTSDAVTVDFDA from the coding sequence GTGACCGCGCTGCGGCAATTGCCGTCCTTTCACCGGCTGCGGGTGGCCGCCGTGCAACCGCTCTGCGATGACGCCGCAGCGGTCACCTTCGCGGTTCCCGAGGCACTGAAGTCCGAATTCGCCTTTCGCCCTGGGCAATCGCTCACTCTGCGTAAGAGCGTCGACGGCAGGGAGCAGCGGCGCTGCTACTCCATCTGCTCACCGGCAGGCGGTGCCCTGCGCATCGGCGTGCGTGAGCTGCCCGGCGGCGTCTTCTCGGGATGGTTGGTCCGCGACGTCCGCCCCGGCGACGAGGTGGAGGTGCAAACTCCGTCCGGCAACTTCGTAGCGCCCCCGGGCACCGGCGGTCGCCATGTGCTGATCGCGGCGGGGTCGGGGATCACGCCCATCGTGTCGATCGCCACTACGCTGCTGCGTCAACCGGATTCGCACCTGGTGCTGATCTACGGCAACCGGCGAGCGGATTCGGTCATGTTCGCCGACGAACTCGCCGACCTCAAAGACCTTTACGGCCCGCGGCTGGAGCTCATCCATGTGTTGTCCCGCGAACACCGGGTGGCGGATTTGTTCAGCGGACGGCTCGACGCCGAACGGATCCGGCGACTGCTCGATGCGTTCGTACCCGTGGCCGATGTCGACCACTTCTGGCTGTGTGGCCCGCTCGGCATGGTGCTCGACGCCCAGCAAGTCCTGGGCGCGTACGGAGTACCGGGGGACCGCATCCACCGGGAACTCTTCTTTGTCGAAGAGGTTGCCCCGCCGCCGGTGAGCCGAACTGAGCCCGGCCGCGCCGGGCCGTGCAGTCAGGTCACCATCGTGCTCGACGGCCACACGAGCGCGCTCGACCTACCGCGCGACACCCCGATCCTCGATGCCGCGCAACGCTATCGGGATGACCTGCCGTTCGCCTGCAAGGGCGGGGTATGCGGCACCTGCCGGGCCAGGGTGACGGTCGGCGAGGTGGACATGCGCCGCAACTATGCGCTCGAAAACTCGGAATTGGCAGCGGGTTTCGTGCTGACTTGTCAGTCGCTTCCCACCAGCGACGCCGTCACCGTCGATTTCGACGCATGA
- the mftG gene encoding mycofactocin dehydrogenase MftG, producing MIMAARHSDVLIIGAGSAGSVVAERLSVDSRCAVTVLEAGPGLDDAQLVAQAANGLQLPIGVGSPLVRRYLTTLTDQPARKLPIVRGATIGGSGAVNGGYFCRGLPADFDRNQIPGWAWSDVIDHFRAIETDLDFDTPAHGHTGPIRVQRTHDMVGATEVFVRATERAGFPWIDDLNDVGPDLPSGVGAVPLNIIDGVRTGAGAGFLLPALRRPNLTLASQTRVLRIRFSANAAVGVDAIGPDGQITYTADRIVLCAGAIESAHLLMLSGVGDADVLAAADVKPLAALPVGTSCSDHPEWVMPTNWAVAEERPVLEAVLTTADGVEIRPYTGGFIAMTGDGTAGHRDWPHIGVALMRPQSRGRITLTSNDPAVPIRIEHRYDSEPADVAALRQGSELARELCGAVTHIGHPVWSTSQHLCGSAPMGADGDPRAVVDPRCRVLGIENLWVIDGSILPTITSRGPHATIVMLAHRAAEFVV from the coding sequence GTGGCGCAGGCCGCAAACGGGCTGCAGCTGCCGATCGGGGTGGGCAGCCCCCTGGTCCGGCGATATCTGACCACGCTCACCGATCAACCGGCGCGCAAGCTGCCCATCGTCCGCGGAGCAACGATCGGTGGGTCCGGCGCGGTCAACGGCGGTTATTTCTGCCGCGGGTTGCCCGCGGACTTCGACCGAAACCAGATACCGGGCTGGGCGTGGTCGGACGTCATCGACCACTTCCGGGCCATCGAGACCGATCTGGATTTCGACACCCCCGCCCACGGCCATACCGGCCCGATCCGGGTGCAACGAACGCATGACATGGTCGGGGCAACCGAAGTCTTTGTGCGGGCCACCGAGCGAGCCGGATTTCCGTGGATCGACGACCTGAACGACGTGGGGCCGGACCTGCCGTCCGGGGTGGGCGCGGTACCGCTGAACATCATCGACGGTGTGCGCACCGGTGCCGGGGCAGGATTCTTGTTGCCCGCGCTGCGACGGCCCAACCTGACGTTGGCGTCCCAAACCCGGGTGTTACGCATCCGCTTCTCCGCCAATGCCGCGGTGGGCGTCGACGCTATCGGCCCTGACGGTCAGATCACCTACACCGCTGATCGAATCGTGTTGTGTGCCGGCGCGATTGAGTCGGCGCATCTACTGATGCTCTCGGGTGTCGGCGATGCGGACGTGTTGGCCGCGGCGGACGTGAAACCGTTGGCGGCGTTGCCAGTCGGGACGTCCTGCAGTGACCACCCGGAGTGGGTGATGCCCACCAACTGGGCGGTCGCCGAGGAGCGGCCGGTGTTGGAAGCGGTGCTGACCACCGCCGACGGCGTCGAAATCCGGCCGTATACAGGTGGTTTCATTGCGATGACGGGTGACGGCACCGCTGGGCACCGGGACTGGCCGCACATCGGTGTGGCGCTGATGCGGCCCCAGTCACGGGGACGGATCACGTTGACATCCAATGATCCTGCGGTGCCGATCCGCATCGAGCATCGTTATGACAGTGAGCCTGCCGACGTCGCGGCGCTACGCCAGGGTAGCGAGCTGGCCCGCGAATTGTGCGGAGCGGTAACGCATATCGGCCACCCGGTATGGTCGACCTCGCAGCACCTGTGCGGTAGCGCCCCGATGGGCGCCGATGGTGACCCGAGAGCCGTTGTGGACCCGCGCTGTCGAGTCCTCGGCATCGAAAACCTTTGGGTCATCGACGGATCCATCCTGCCGACGATCACCAGCCGCGGGCCGCACGCGACCATTGTGATGCTCGCGCACCGTGCCGCGGAGTTCGTCGTCTGA
- a CDS encoding TetR/AcrR family transcriptional regulator, with translation MAAPPSRPTGRVGRPGYDLDTLLAVAVSVFNQRGYDGTSMEHLAARLGISKSSIYHHVRGKSELLQLAVNRALDALFAATTEREATTGPAIDRLEYLVRRSIHVLVEQLPYVTLLLRIRGNTPVERRALARRREFDHIVGQLVQQACDEGSVRPDIDPLLTSRLIFGTVNSLIEWYRPSRELDAAQLADAVVNVLFDGLRIDPS, from the coding sequence ATGGCTGCCCCGCCTTCGCGCCCGACCGGTCGAGTCGGTCGTCCCGGCTACGACCTCGACACGCTGCTGGCAGTCGCGGTGTCGGTGTTCAACCAACGGGGCTACGACGGCACCAGCATGGAACACCTGGCCGCCCGACTGGGCATCAGCAAATCCTCGATCTATCACCACGTGCGAGGCAAATCCGAACTGCTGCAGCTAGCGGTCAACCGCGCGCTGGACGCCTTGTTCGCAGCGACCACAGAGCGCGAAGCCACCACCGGACCGGCGATCGATCGGCTGGAATACCTGGTGCGGCGCAGCATTCACGTCCTCGTGGAGCAATTGCCGTACGTCACACTGTTGCTGAGGATCCGAGGGAACACGCCCGTCGAGCGCCGCGCGCTCGCCCGCCGCCGCGAATTCGACCACATCGTCGGCCAGCTGGTCCAGCAAGCCTGTGACGAAGGCAGCGTGCGCCCAGACATCGACCCACTGCTCACCAGTCGGCTCATCTTCGGCACGGTCAACTCGTTGATTGAGTGGTACCGACCAAGCCGTGAACTCGACGCGGCCCAACTCGCCGACGCCGTCGTCAACGTGCTCTTCGACGGTCTTCGCATCGACCCCTCTTGA
- a CDS encoding EthD family reductase translates to MFRITVQYGQPTDPAAFDEYYQSTHIPLTLKVPGLVRFTTGRPRPLGRDVPAPPYLVADLWFETAESLKVALKSDEMRSASADVANFATGGATLHSQEEVLVRGHQDVDRN, encoded by the coding sequence ATGTTTCGCATCACCGTGCAATACGGTCAGCCCACCGACCCGGCGGCCTTTGACGAGTACTACCAGAGCACCCACATTCCGCTGACGTTGAAAGTGCCTGGCTTGGTTCGCTTCACCACCGGACGGCCACGGCCGCTCGGCCGGGACGTGCCGGCCCCGCCCTACCTGGTGGCCGACCTGTGGTTCGAGACCGCGGAATCCCTCAAGGTCGCGCTCAAATCCGACGAGATGCGTTCGGCCAGTGCAGATGTCGCGAATTTCGCCACCGGCGGTGCCACGTTGCACAGCCAAGAAGAGGTGCTCGTCCGCGGTCACCAGGACGTGGACCGTAATTGA
- the paaK gene encoding phenylacetate--CoA ligase PaaK — MTKLVDCPGVEPIEKASRDEIQALQLTRLRWSLQHAYDNVAHYRSAFDAVGVHPADLRDLSDLALFPFTGKADLRANYPFGMFAVPQSQVLRLHASSGTTGRPTVVGYTAADLETWAKLVARSLRAAGVRPGDKVHIAYGYGLFTGGMGAHYGAERLGCTVIPISGGMTERQIQLIADFAPDAIMVTPSYMLTIIDAMYEAGLDPRATSLRTGIFGAEPWSEEMRAELERTCDIDAVDIYGLSEVMGPGVAQECVETKDGLHIWEDHFYPEIIDPETQAVLPDGAEGELVFTSLTKEAFPVIRYRTHDLTMLLPGTARSMRRMRRITGRSDDMIILRGVNLFPSQIEEHIMTQRALAPQFQCVVDRPERLDRLTVRVEGRRGATPEQCERAADSLTRQIKNRVGVSITVEVVPPGAVARSTGKAKRVIDRRPVS; from the coding sequence ATGACCAAACTGGTCGACTGCCCCGGTGTAGAACCCATCGAAAAGGCCTCGCGCGACGAGATTCAGGCGCTGCAGCTGACCAGGCTGCGGTGGTCCCTGCAGCACGCCTACGACAATGTGGCGCACTACCGGTCGGCTTTCGACGCCGTCGGTGTGCATCCCGCTGATCTGAGGGACCTCAGCGACCTCGCGCTGTTCCCGTTCACCGGCAAGGCCGATCTGCGGGCCAACTACCCGTTCGGGATGTTCGCGGTGCCGCAGTCGCAGGTGTTGCGGCTGCACGCCTCGTCGGGCACCACCGGCCGACCCACCGTCGTCGGCTACACCGCCGCCGACCTGGAAACCTGGGCCAAGCTGGTGGCCAGATCCCTGCGGGCCGCCGGGGTGCGTCCCGGCGACAAGGTGCACATCGCGTACGGTTACGGACTTTTCACCGGCGGCATGGGCGCGCACTACGGCGCCGAGCGGCTCGGCTGCACCGTCATACCGATATCGGGCGGCATGACCGAGCGCCAGATCCAGTTGATCGCGGACTTTGCCCCTGACGCGATCATGGTCACGCCGTCCTACATGCTCACCATCATCGACGCCATGTACGAGGCCGGACTCGACCCACGCGCCACCTCGTTGCGGACCGGAATCTTCGGTGCGGAACCGTGGAGCGAAGAAATGCGCGCCGAGTTGGAACGAACCTGCGACATCGACGCCGTCGACATCTACGGCCTCTCGGAGGTCATGGGTCCGGGTGTCGCCCAGGAATGCGTGGAAACCAAAGACGGCCTGCACATCTGGGAGGACCACTTCTACCCCGAAATCATCGACCCCGAGACCCAGGCGGTGTTGCCGGACGGCGCGGAGGGAGAACTGGTGTTCACCTCACTGACCAAAGAGGCATTTCCCGTCATCCGGTACCGCACCCACGACCTGACCATGCTGCTACCCGGCACGGCGCGCTCGATGCGCCGAATGCGCCGGATCACCGGCCGCAGCGACGACATGATCATCCTGCGCGGCGTGAACCTGTTCCCCAGTCAGATCGAGGAACACATCATGACCCAGCGCGCCCTCGCGCCGCAGTTCCAGTGCGTAGTCGACCGTCCGGAACGGCTCGATCGGCTCACCGTACGCGTGGAGGGCCGCCGCGGGGCCACCCCCGAGCAGTGTGAGCGGGCCGCGGACTCGCTGACCCGGCAGATCAAGAACCGCGTCGGCGTCAGCATCACCGTGGAAGTGGTACCACCGGGCGCGGTCGCCCGTTCGACGGGCAAGGCGAAACGAGTTATCGACCGGCGTCCCGTAAGCTAG
- the paaZ gene encoding phenylacetic acid degradation bifunctional protein PaaZ: MLQSFVSGRWTSADDAGIPLTDASTGVEVARYSTEGLDYAAAVDYARLVGGPALRALTFPERASCLKQLGKLLMAGKDEFYPLSSATGATRRDSAVDIDGGIGTLLSYAGKAARELPNDTIYLDGSTESIGRAGTFVGQHIYSSRLGVAVQINAFNFPVWGMLEKLAPAFLAGVPTIVKPAHQTAYLTEQLVRRIIESGLLPEGALQLACANPHGLLDELDENDLVAFTGSAATAARLRVHPNLVESGVRFNAEADSLNCSILGPDTTPGTPEFELYIKQLVTEMTVKAGQKCTAIRRALVPQNLVADVVDAATARLSAVVVGHPEAEGVTMGALASIAQRDEVLRALKFLTDAATLVSGDPDNFSVRGADADRGAFLPPLLLRVDDNSVAAPHDVEAFGPVSTVIGYHDLDEAVRLAVRGRGSLVGSVVTHDPGIARRLVLDLAPYHGRILVLDRDDAKESTGHGSPLPTLVHGGPGRAGGGEELGGIRGVLHHMQRSAVQASPDMLTAITGRWTKGAARDTDDVHPFRKHLEELRIGDTVVGGPRTVTLDDISHFAEFTGDTFYAHTDPVAAAGNPLFGGIVAHGYLVVSLAAGLFVEPNPGPVLANFGVDGLRFLTPVKAGDALTVTLTVKQLTPRLSADYGEVRWDAVVTNQDDAPVATYDVLTLVAKLPAKSGGR, from the coding sequence ATGCTGCAGAGTTTCGTATCCGGACGGTGGACTTCGGCAGACGACGCCGGCATCCCGCTCACCGATGCCAGCACCGGGGTGGAGGTAGCGCGATACTCCACCGAGGGATTGGACTATGCGGCGGCCGTCGACTACGCCCGCCTGGTCGGCGGACCGGCGCTGCGCGCCCTCACCTTCCCCGAACGCGCGAGCTGCCTCAAGCAACTGGGCAAGCTGTTGATGGCAGGCAAGGACGAGTTCTACCCGCTGTCCTCTGCCACCGGCGCCACTCGGCGCGACTCAGCCGTCGACATCGACGGCGGGATCGGAACCCTGCTCAGCTACGCCGGCAAGGCCGCGCGGGAACTTCCCAATGACACCATCTACCTCGACGGTTCGACCGAAAGCATCGGACGTGCAGGAACTTTCGTCGGCCAGCACATCTACAGCTCGCGCCTCGGCGTCGCGGTCCAGATCAACGCCTTCAATTTCCCGGTCTGGGGCATGCTAGAGAAGCTGGCACCCGCGTTTCTCGCAGGGGTGCCCACGATCGTCAAGCCGGCCCACCAAACGGCCTATCTCACCGAACAGTTGGTGCGGCGCATCATCGAATCCGGCCTGTTGCCCGAAGGCGCGCTGCAACTCGCGTGTGCCAACCCGCACGGTCTGCTGGACGAGCTCGACGAGAACGATCTGGTCGCGTTCACCGGCTCGGCTGCCACCGCGGCCCGGCTTCGGGTGCACCCCAACCTTGTCGAAAGCGGGGTGCGGTTCAACGCCGAGGCCGATTCCCTGAACTGCTCCATCCTGGGGCCCGACACCACGCCCGGCACCCCCGAATTCGAGCTCTACATCAAGCAGCTCGTCACGGAGATGACGGTCAAGGCCGGTCAGAAGTGCACGGCCATCCGCCGGGCATTGGTACCGCAAAACCTCGTCGCCGATGTGGTGGATGCAGCGACTGCACGGCTCTCGGCCGTCGTCGTGGGTCACCCCGAAGCCGAGGGCGTGACCATGGGCGCCTTGGCCAGCATCGCGCAACGTGACGAGGTGCTGCGGGCGCTGAAATTCCTCACCGACGCCGCAACTTTGGTCAGTGGCGACCCGGACAACTTCTCGGTGCGCGGCGCGGACGCGGACCGCGGCGCCTTCCTGCCACCACTGCTGCTACGCGTCGACGACAACTCCGTCGCCGCGCCACACGATGTCGAGGCCTTCGGCCCGGTAAGCACCGTCATCGGATACCACGACCTCGACGAAGCGGTGCGCCTGGCCGTGCGGGGCCGGGGCAGCCTGGTCGGATCCGTGGTCACCCACGACCCCGGGATCGCCCGTCGCCTCGTCCTGGATCTGGCGCCCTATCACGGCCGCATCCTCGTGCTGGACCGTGACGACGCCAAGGAGTCCACCGGGCACGGATCCCCGTTGCCCACCTTGGTGCACGGTGGTCCGGGCCGCGCCGGCGGCGGCGAGGAACTCGGCGGGATTCGCGGCGTGCTGCACCACATGCAGCGCAGCGCAGTGCAGGCGTCACCGGACATGCTGACCGCCATCACGGGACGCTGGACGAAGGGGGCAGCCCGTGACACCGACGACGTGCACCCGTTCCGCAAGCATCTCGAGGAGCTTCGCATCGGCGATACCGTCGTCGGCGGACCCCGCACGGTGACCCTCGACGACATATCGCACTTCGCCGAGTTCACCGGGGACACCTTCTATGCGCACACCGATCCCGTTGCCGCAGCGGGCAACCCGCTATTCGGTGGCATCGTGGCACACGGCTACCTCGTGGTGTCGCTAGCCGCCGGACTTTTCGTCGAACCCAACCCGGGTCCCGTGCTGGCCAACTTCGGTGTCGACGGCCTACGCTTCCTCACCCCGGTGAAGGCCGGTGACGCGCTCACCGTCACCCTCACAGTCAAACAACTCACCCCGCGCCTGTCCGCCGACTACGGCGAAGTCCGCTGGGACGCCGTGGTGACCAACCAGGACGACGCCCCGGTGGCCACCTACGACGTGCTGACGCTGGTTGCCAAACTCCCGGCAAAATCTGGGGGCCGCTGA